One Azospirillum sp. TSA2s genomic region harbors:
- the phaR gene encoding polyhydroxyalkanoate synthesis repressor PhaR yields MADKEDQKSAPITIKKYANRRLYNTATSSYVTLDHLCQMVKDGLDFVVYDAKTGEDITRSVLTQIIVEEESKGQNLLPISFLRQLIGFYGDNMQSVVPRYLEYSMQAFSRNQEQMRDYFQNTLGGIFPFGRLDEVSKQNMAMFERAMRMFTPFGAAGAPDETPGGQRPAGQPGPASTNPPAGPGGVTFDELQKQIDELQKQIASIASPGSKSDTK; encoded by the coding sequence ATGGCCGACAAGGAAGACCAGAAGTCCGCTCCGATCACGATCAAGAAGTACGCCAACCGGCGGCTCTACAATACCGCCACCAGCAGCTACGTCACGCTGGACCATCTGTGCCAGATGGTGAAGGACGGCTTGGATTTCGTGGTCTATGACGCGAAGACCGGTGAAGACATCACCCGGTCCGTCCTGACCCAGATCATCGTGGAAGAGGAAAGCAAGGGGCAGAACCTGCTGCCCATCAGCTTCCTGCGCCAGCTGATCGGCTTCTACGGCGACAACATGCAGTCGGTGGTGCCGCGCTATCTGGAATATTCGATGCAGGCCTTCTCCCGCAATCAGGAGCAGATGCGCGACTATTTCCAGAACACGCTGGGCGGCATCTTCCCGTTCGGCCGGCTGGACGAGGTCAGCAAGCAGAACATGGCGATGTTCGAGCGCGCCATGCGCATGTTCACGCCCTTCGGCGCTGCCGGCGCCCCGGACGAGACGCCCGGCGGCCAGCGCCCGGCCGGCCAGCCCGGTCCGGCGTCCACCAACCCGCCCGCCGGACCGGGCGGCGTGACGTTCGACGAACTGCAGAAGCAGATCGACGAGCTGCAGAAGCAGATCGCCAGCATCGCCAGCCCGGGCAGCAAGTCGGACACAAAGTAA
- a CDS encoding elongation factor P hydroxylase has protein sequence MILTPIAIDDMPKAIAAFDAHLDGHAQARAAFRRIASTWPVRPADEPGGGVDTPAHRADAVRLAHAHGIDTLDEPPSRSFMWDGKVIRTDVEATVIVHEVAHWLCATPERRTLIDYGLGPGPETTARNEARADKRLCFEDCMHEEQQTSLLGVLWEVELGQPGILAFLEQNWMEHWERPSTAAFFIRHAEELFSRGLIDADGRPTTARDWADTRQGARVLSPQH, from the coding sequence ATGATCCTGACCCCCATCGCCATCGACGACATGCCGAAGGCCATCGCCGCCTTCGACGCCCATCTGGACGGCCATGCCCAAGCGCGGGCCGCCTTCCGCCGGATCGCCTCCACCTGGCCCGTGCGGCCAGCGGACGAGCCGGGCGGCGGTGTCGATACGCCGGCCCACCGGGCGGACGCGGTGCGGCTGGCCCATGCCCACGGCATCGACACGCTGGACGAACCGCCCAGCCGCTCCTTCATGTGGGACGGCAAGGTGATCCGCACCGATGTCGAGGCGACGGTGATCGTGCATGAGGTGGCGCACTGGCTGTGCGCGACGCCGGAGCGGCGGACGCTGATCGATTACGGCCTCGGTCCCGGTCCGGAGACCACCGCCCGCAATGAGGCGCGCGCCGACAAGCGCCTGTGCTTCGAGGACTGCATGCATGAGGAGCAGCAGACCTCCCTGCTCGGTGTGCTGTGGGAGGTCGAACTGGGCCAGCCGGGGATCCTGGCCTTCCTGGAGCAGAACTGGATGGAGCATTGGGAGCGGCCGAGCACCGCCGCCTTCTTCATCCGCCACGCCGAGGAACTGTTCAGCCGCGGCCTGATCGACGCCGACGGCCGCCCGACGACCGCGCGCGACTGGGCGGATACCCGGCAGGGTGCCCGGGTGCTTTCCCCGCAGCATTAG
- a CDS encoding co-chaperone YbbN encodes MFSMPPANGSKPAAPGAAPGAADIVKDSTDRAFMADVIEASADVPVIVDFWAPWCGPCKQLGPIIEKVVRAAKGAVRLVKIDTDANPMIASQLRVQSIPAVYAFFQGRPVDGFMGALPESQVKAFVDKLVALAKQAGAGGGAGEMLEEAFAQAKEMMEAGDLQGALDLYSQIMQAEPENAQAYAGIIRCLIAAGDLENAKQMLAQSPEAIAKDKELANVRAALDVAEQAANAGPIPELMEKVAHDPNDHAARFDLAMALFAAGKREAAVDELLEIFKRDRTWNDDGARKQLVKFFEAFGQTDPLTVKTRRRLSTMMFS; translated from the coding sequence ATGTTCTCCATGCCCCCCGCCAACGGGTCCAAGCCCGCCGCTCCCGGTGCCGCCCCCGGTGCCGCCGACATCGTCAAGGACAGCACCGACCGCGCCTTCATGGCGGACGTGATCGAGGCCTCGGCCGACGTCCCGGTGATCGTCGATTTCTGGGCACCCTGGTGCGGCCCCTGCAAGCAGCTGGGTCCGATCATCGAAAAGGTGGTGCGCGCCGCCAAGGGCGCAGTGCGCCTGGTGAAGATCGACACCGACGCCAACCCGATGATCGCCTCGCAGCTGCGCGTGCAGTCGATCCCGGCGGTCTACGCCTTCTTCCAGGGCCGCCCGGTCGACGGCTTCATGGGCGCCCTGCCCGAATCGCAGGTGAAGGCCTTCGTCGACAAGCTGGTGGCGCTGGCCAAGCAGGCCGGTGCAGGCGGCGGTGCCGGCGAGATGCTGGAGGAAGCCTTCGCCCAGGCGAAGGAGATGATGGAGGCCGGCGACCTGCAGGGCGCGCTCGACCTCTACAGCCAGATCATGCAGGCCGAGCCGGAGAACGCCCAGGCCTATGCCGGCATCATCCGCTGCCTGATCGCCGCCGGCGACCTGGAGAACGCCAAGCAGATGCTGGCCCAGTCCCCGGAAGCCATCGCCAAGGACAAGGAGCTGGCCAACGTCCGCGCCGCTCTCGACGTGGCGGAGCAGGCTGCCAACGCCGGCCCGATCCCGGAGCTGATGGAGAAGGTCGCCCACGACCCGAACGACCATGCCGCGCGCTTCGACCTCGCCATGGCGCTGTTCGCCGCCGGCAAGCGTGAAGCGGCGGTGGACGAGCTTCTGGAGATCTTCAAGCGCGACCGGACCTGGAACGACGACGGCGCCCGCAAGCAGCTGGTGAAGTTCTTCGAGGCGTTCGGCCAGACCGATCCGCTGACGGTGAAGACCCGCCGCCGTCTGTCGACCATGATGTTCAGCTGA
- the phbB gene encoding acetoacetyl-CoA reductase, giving the protein MARVAVVTGGTRGIGEAVAVALKNAGYKVAANYAGNDQAAEEFTARTGIPTYKFDVADFDACKKGIAAIESDLGPVDVLINNAGITRDGVMHRMTYDQWEKVIHTNLSSCFNMCRNVIDGMRERGFGRIVNIGSVNGQAGQYGQVNYAAAKSGIHGFTKALAQESAAKGITVNAIAPGYIDTDMVRAVPANVLEKIVARIPVGRLGRASEIAKAVLYLVDDDNGFMTGSTLSVNGGQHMY; this is encoded by the coding sequence ATGGCTCGTGTTGCAGTCGTCACTGGTGGCACCCGCGGCATCGGCGAGGCGGTTGCCGTCGCCCTGAAGAATGCCGGTTACAAGGTCGCCGCCAACTATGCCGGCAACGATCAGGCGGCCGAGGAGTTCACCGCCCGCACCGGCATCCCGACCTACAAGTTCGACGTCGCGGATTTCGACGCCTGCAAGAAGGGGATCGCCGCGATCGAGTCCGACCTGGGCCCGGTCGACGTGCTGATCAACAACGCCGGCATCACCCGTGACGGCGTGATGCACCGCATGACCTATGATCAGTGGGAGAAGGTGATCCACACCAACCTCTCCTCCTGCTTCAACATGTGCCGCAACGTCATCGACGGCATGCGCGAGCGCGGTTTCGGCCGCATCGTCAACATCGGCTCGGTCAACGGCCAAGCCGGCCAGTACGGCCAGGTCAACTACGCCGCGGCGAAGTCCGGCATCCACGGCTTCACCAAGGCGCTGGCGCAGGAGAGCGCGGCCAAGGGCATCACCGTCAACGCCATCGCGCCGGGCTACATCGACACCGACATGGTGCGCGCGGTGCCGGCCAACGTGCTGGAGAAGATCGTCGCCCGCATCCCGGTCGGCCGTCTCGGCCGCGCCTCGGAGATCGCCAAGGCCGTGCTGTACCTCGTCGACGACGACAACGGCTTCATGACCGGCTCGACCCTGTCGGTCAACGGCGGCCAGCACATGTACTGA
- a CDS encoding prolyl-tRNA synthetase associated domain-containing protein, with amino-acid sequence MDTASLPLPGASLPDGDAPLPTSPDQLLARLDALGIQATTHSHPPLHTVEESKALRGALPGGHCKNLFLKDKKDQHWLVVALEDAPIDLNRLDKVIGSARLSFASAERLWRFLGIRPGSVTPFALVNDTERKVRVVLQQAMMEHDLLNYHPLLNDRTTAIRRDDLLRFIRACGHEPAIVEFGRIEADRAE; translated from the coding sequence ATGGACACCGCATCGCTCCCCCTTCCGGGCGCCTCCCTGCCAGATGGCGACGCGCCTCTGCCGACCTCTCCGGACCAGTTGCTGGCGCGGCTCGACGCGCTGGGCATCCAGGCGACCACGCACAGCCACCCGCCGCTGCACACGGTGGAGGAGAGCAAGGCCCTGCGCGGCGCCCTGCCCGGCGGCCACTGCAAGAACCTGTTCCTGAAGGACAAGAAGGACCAGCATTGGCTGGTGGTGGCGCTGGAGGATGCGCCGATCGACCTGAACCGGCTGGACAAGGTCATCGGGTCGGCGCGGCTGTCCTTCGCTTCGGCGGAACGGCTTTGGCGCTTTCTCGGCATCCGGCCGGGGTCGGTCACGCCCTTCGCCCTGGTCAACGACACCGAGCGCAAGGTCCGCGTGGTCCTGCAGCAGGCGATGATGGAGCATGACCTGCTGAACTATCATCCGCTGTTGAACGACCGCACCACGGCGATCCGGCGCGACGACCTGCTGCGCTTCATCCGCGCCTGCGGTCACGAACCGGCGATCGTCGAGTTCGGCCGCATCGAGGCCGACAGGGCGGAGTGA
- a CDS encoding type II toxin-antitoxin system RelE/ParE family toxin has product MQHYKLRYAPIVTQDFGLIEDHLFQSYQDLGDDAERATERAACRIVEAADYLRTFATYPHRGTEHPEIQPGIRTVTRNRFTFYFSIDDSQAEVLIVAVFFGGVDHRRQIVDRLGSR; this is encoded by the coding sequence GTGCAGCACTATAAGCTGCGTTACGCGCCGATCGTCACCCAAGACTTTGGCCTCATCGAAGACCATCTATTTCAGTCATACCAAGATTTGGGAGACGATGCTGAAAGAGCAACCGAAAGGGCTGCGTGTCGCATCGTCGAGGCGGCCGATTACCTTCGGACCTTTGCAACCTATCCCCATCGCGGCACGGAACATCCGGAAATCCAACCGGGCATCCGGACGGTGACCAGAAACAGATTTACGTTCTATTTCAGCATCGATGACTCGCAGGCCGAAGTTTTGATCGTCGCCGTATTCTTTGGAGGCGTCGATCACCGGCGGCAGATTGTCGACCGGCTTGGAAGCCGATGA
- a CDS encoding type II toxin-antitoxin system ParD family antitoxin yields MTVKTSISLTDEQEAYARSLVDAGHYPSLSAVIQRGLEMLRHETEAHDLELEALRLLIDQRLAGPFVDLEEGIADIHTMLERKRKTRAAL; encoded by the coding sequence ATGACCGTGAAGACCTCTATTTCCCTAACCGACGAGCAGGAAGCCTACGCGCGCAGCCTTGTCGATGCTGGGCATTATCCGAGTCTCAGCGCTGTCATTCAGCGTGGTCTTGAGATGCTGCGCCATGAGACGGAAGCCCACGACTTGGAACTTGAAGCACTCCGGCTTCTGATCGATCAGCGCCTCGCCGGTCCCTTCGTCGATCTTGAGGAGGGGATCGCCGATATCCACACCATGCTGGAGCGTAAGAGGAAAACCCGTGCAGCACTATAA
- a CDS encoding gamma-butyrobetaine hydroxylase-like domain-containing protein, with protein MSEDGFGTVHWPTEIRLKKEEKRLEVDFDDGRTFSYPAEFLRVVSPSAEVQGHNPSQKQTVAGRRHVGIMRLEPVGNYAIRIVFDDLHDSGIYSWKYLYEIGTEQETLWAEYLEELQAKGLSRDPRR; from the coding sequence ATGAGTGAAGATGGCTTCGGCACGGTTCACTGGCCGACCGAAATCCGCCTGAAGAAGGAGGAAAAGCGGCTGGAGGTCGATTTCGACGACGGCCGGACCTTCTCCTACCCGGCGGAGTTCCTGCGCGTGGTCAGCCCGTCCGCCGAGGTGCAGGGCCACAACCCCAGTCAGAAGCAGACGGTGGCCGGCCGCCGCCATGTCGGCATCATGCGGCTGGAGCCGGTCGGCAACTACGCCATCCGCATCGTCTTCGACGACCTGCACGACAGCGGCATCTACAGCTGGAAATACCTCTACGAGATCGGCACCGAACAGGAGACCCTGTGGGCCGAATATCTCGAAGAGTTGCAGGCCAAGGGCCTGAGCCGCGACCCGCGGCGGTGA
- a CDS encoding acetyl-CoA C-acetyltransferase: protein MTEVVIAGAARTPIGSFNGALSSVPAHVLGEVAIREALARAKTDAAEVNEVIFGQILTAGQGQNPARQAAVNAGIPVEATAIGVNQLCGSGLRTVALGYQAIKNGDADILVVGGQESMSMAPHVMHLRNGTKMGTAEMLDTMLRDGLTDAFHGYHMGNTAENVAQKWQLTRQEQDAFAAASQQKAEAAQKAGRFKDEIVPVTIKGRKGDVVVSEDEYPKHGTTAESLAKLRPAFSKDGTVTAGNASGINDGAAALVLMTAENAAKRGVTPLARIVSWATAGVDPSIMGTGPIPASRKALEKAGWTVDDLDLIEANEAFAAQALAVNKDLGWDTSKVNVNGGAIALGHPVGASGARVLTTLLFEMQKRDAKKGLATLCIGGGMGIALCVQRD from the coding sequence ATGACCGAAGTCGTCATCGCCGGTGCCGCCCGTACGCCCATCGGCAGCTTCAACGGTGCTCTCAGCTCCGTTCCCGCCCACGTCCTGGGCGAGGTCGCGATCCGCGAAGCGCTGGCCCGCGCCAAGACCGACGCGGCGGAAGTGAACGAGGTCATCTTTGGCCAGATCCTGACCGCCGGCCAGGGCCAGAACCCGGCCCGCCAGGCCGCCGTCAACGCCGGCATCCCGGTGGAGGCGACCGCCATCGGCGTCAACCAGCTCTGCGGTTCGGGCCTGCGCACCGTCGCGCTCGGCTATCAGGCGATCAAGAACGGCGACGCCGATATCCTGGTCGTCGGCGGCCAGGAGAGCATGAGCATGGCGCCGCACGTCATGCACCTGCGCAACGGCACCAAGATGGGCACTGCCGAGATGCTCGATACCATGCTGCGCGACGGCCTGACCGACGCCTTCCATGGCTATCACATGGGCAACACCGCGGAAAACGTCGCCCAGAAGTGGCAGCTGACCCGCCAGGAGCAGGACGCCTTCGCCGCTGCCAGCCAGCAGAAGGCCGAGGCCGCCCAGAAGGCCGGCCGCTTCAAGGACGAGATCGTTCCGGTCACCATCAAGGGCCGCAAGGGCGACGTCGTCGTGTCGGAGGACGAGTATCCGAAGCACGGCACCACGGCGGAATCGCTGGCCAAGCTGCGCCCGGCCTTCTCGAAGGACGGCACGGTGACCGCCGGCAACGCCTCGGGCATCAATGACGGCGCCGCCGCCCTGGTGCTGATGACGGCGGAGAACGCGGCCAAGCGCGGCGTCACCCCGCTGGCCCGCATCGTCTCCTGGGCGACCGCCGGCGTCGATCCGTCGATCATGGGCACCGGCCCGATCCCGGCGTCGCGCAAGGCGCTGGAAAAGGCCGGCTGGACCGTCGACGACCTCGACCTGATCGAGGCGAACGAGGCCTTCGCCGCCCAGGCGCTGGCCGTCAACAAGGACCTGGGCTGGGACACCAGCAAGGTCAACGTCAATGGCGGCGCCATCGCGCTCGGCCACCCGGTCGGTGCTTCGGGCGCCCGCGTGCTGACCACGCTGCTGTTCGAAATGCAGAAGCGTGACGCGAAGAAGGGCCTCGCCACCCTGTGCATCGGTGGTGGCATGGGCATCGCCCTCTGCGTCCAGCGCGACTGA
- a CDS encoding Trm112 family protein, whose translation MATPEDKSSEAKTNARVDPKLLEILVCPLTKGPLRYDAERAELVSERAGLAYPIRDGIPIMLIDEARSLDKAGSQR comes from the coding sequence ATGGCGACGCCCGAGGACAAGAGCAGCGAAGCGAAAACCAACGCCCGCGTCGACCCGAAGCTGCTGGAGATCCTGGTCTGCCCGCTGACCAAGGGTCCGCTGCGCTATGACGCCGAGCGCGCCGAGCTGGTCAGCGAGCGTGCCGGTCTGGCCTATCCGATTCGCGACGGCATCCCGATCATGCTGATCGACGAGGCCCGCAGCCTGGACAAGGCGGGGTCGCAGCGATGA
- a CDS encoding alpha/beta fold hydrolase, producing the protein MSDRLADDRQAGRTPPGPGTRPGMRQGPRPLALHLTAALGSLLSSSAALPLLRNGLLPWSPALRDRAAALRDEMSQADRMTRGRPHRDGGAGDADRLTGEVDREIRRRIDAVLTGIERYRHHPYRRDLPDPPVVWTEGGSRLLDYGEKAGGRPVLFVPSLVNRGYILDLSRDKSLMRWLAARGFRPLLLDWGRPGPLERRFTLTDYIAGRLERALGFVVEAVGAPVPVAGYCMGGLLTAALAQRRPRDVAGLVLMATPWDFHAEDAATARRVATFIQPWGPVLDRWGELPTDALQALFAQLDPLLALKKFTSFARMAPDSRAAAAFVALEDWLNDGVPLVAGVVRDALAGWYGRNDTMAGTWMVAGLPVDPGAIRVPTLALIPERDRIVPPASALALGAAIPGARILRPPLGHIGMVVSAGAETGVWNPLAEWLAATG; encoded by the coding sequence ATGAGCGATCGTCTGGCGGACGACAGGCAGGCGGGGAGGACTCCGCCCGGCCCAGGGACAAGGCCGGGGATGCGGCAGGGGCCGCGCCCGCTGGCCCTGCATCTGACGGCGGCTCTGGGCAGCTTGCTCAGCTCCTCGGCCGCATTGCCGCTCTTGAGGAACGGCTTGCTTCCCTGGAGTCCGGCCCTGCGGGACCGGGCGGCGGCGCTCAGGGACGAAATGTCGCAGGCCGACCGGATGACCCGGGGCCGGCCGCATCGGGACGGCGGGGCGGGCGACGCCGACCGTCTGACCGGTGAAGTCGACCGCGAGATCCGCCGCCGCATCGACGCCGTCCTGACCGGGATCGAGCGGTACCGCCACCACCCCTACCGCCGCGACCTGCCCGACCCGCCGGTGGTCTGGACGGAGGGCGGATCGCGCCTGCTGGATTATGGCGAGAAGGCAGGCGGCCGGCCGGTGCTGTTCGTGCCGTCGCTGGTCAACCGCGGCTATATCCTGGACCTGTCGCGGGACAAGAGCCTGATGCGCTGGCTGGCGGCGCGCGGCTTCCGGCCGCTCCTGCTGGACTGGGGCAGGCCGGGGCCGTTGGAGCGCCGCTTCACCCTGACCGACTACATCGCCGGCCGGCTGGAGCGGGCACTGGGCTTCGTCGTCGAGGCGGTGGGGGCACCGGTGCCGGTGGCCGGCTATTGCATGGGCGGGCTGCTGACCGCAGCGCTGGCGCAGCGCCGGCCGCGTGACGTCGCCGGGCTGGTGCTGATGGCCACGCCCTGGGATTTCCATGCGGAGGACGCCGCCACCGCACGCCGGGTCGCGACCTTCATCCAGCCCTGGGGGCCGGTTCTGGACCGCTGGGGCGAGTTGCCGACCGACGCGCTGCAGGCGCTGTTCGCCCAGCTCGACCCGCTGCTGGCGCTGAAGAAATTCACCAGCTTCGCCCGCATGGCGCCGGACTCCCGCGCCGCGGCGGCCTTCGTCGCGCTGGAGGATTGGCTGAACGACGGGGTGCCGCTGGTGGCCGGGGTGGTGCGCGACGCGCTGGCCGGCTGGTACGGGCGCAACGACACCATGGCCGGCACATGGATGGTCGCGGGGCTGCCGGTGGATCCCGGCGCCATCCGCGTGCCCACCCTGGCCCTGATCCCGGAGCGCGACCGCATCGTCCCGCCGGCCTCCGCCCTGGCGCTGGGCGCCGCGATTCCAGGCGCCCGGATCCTGCGTCCCCCGCTTGGCCATATCGGAATGGTTGTGAGTGCGGGCGCCGAGACCGGAGTGTGGAATCCGCTGGCCGAATGGCTTGCTGCGACAGGTTAG
- a CDS encoding UbiD family decarboxylase, producing MPYTSLRDFIDRLEKAGRLVVVKEPVSTVLEMTEIQTRLLAENGPAVLFENVVKADGTRSEMPVLVNLFGTVERVAWGMDREPHQLRAVGETLAFLKQPEPPGGFREALELIPLAKTVLSMKPKTVGSAPCQEVVLTGDDIDLGRLPVQSCWPGEPAPLITWPLVVTKGPTGKREDDFNLGIYRMQVLGRNKTIMRWLKHRGGAQHHHRWAASGKREPLPCAVVLGADPGTILAAVTPVPDTLSEYQFAGLLRGKKVELVECKTVPLKVPAQAEIVLEGHVSLDEYADEGPYGDHTGYYNSVEPFPVFTVTAMTMRRKPIYLSTFTGRPPDEPSVLGEALNEVFIPLLVQQFPEIVDFWLPPEGCSYRIAVVSMKKAYPGHAKRVMMGVWSFLRQFMYTKWVIVVDDDIDARNWKDVMWAISTRMDPARDITVIEGTPIDYLDFASPESGLGGKVGLDATNKWPPETKREWGEKLHMTDDVVEKVSRKWDLYGLPGSGKPIWK from the coding sequence ATGCCCTACACCTCGTTGCGTGACTTCATCGACCGGCTGGAGAAGGCGGGGCGGCTGGTGGTGGTGAAGGAACCGGTGTCCACCGTGCTGGAGATGACCGAGATCCAGACCCGCCTGCTGGCCGAGAACGGCCCGGCGGTGCTGTTCGAGAACGTCGTCAAAGCCGACGGCACGCGCTCCGAGATGCCGGTGCTGGTCAACCTGTTCGGCACGGTGGAGCGGGTCGCCTGGGGCATGGACCGCGAGCCGCACCAGCTGCGCGCCGTCGGCGAGACGCTGGCCTTCCTCAAGCAGCCGGAACCGCCGGGCGGCTTCCGTGAGGCGCTGGAACTGATCCCGCTCGCCAAGACCGTGCTGTCGATGAAGCCGAAGACCGTCGGCTCGGCGCCGTGCCAGGAGGTGGTGCTGACCGGCGACGACATCGACCTCGGCCGCCTGCCGGTGCAGAGCTGCTGGCCGGGCGAGCCGGCGCCGCTCATCACCTGGCCGCTGGTGGTGACCAAGGGGCCGACGGGGAAGCGCGAGGACGACTTCAACCTCGGCATCTACCGCATGCAGGTGCTGGGCAGGAACAAGACCATCATGCGCTGGCTGAAGCACCGCGGCGGCGCCCAGCACCATCACCGCTGGGCCGCGAGTGGAAAGCGCGAGCCGCTGCCCTGCGCCGTCGTGCTGGGGGCCGATCCCGGCACCATCCTGGCGGCGGTGACGCCGGTGCCCGATACCCTGTCCGAATACCAGTTCGCCGGCCTGCTGCGCGGCAAGAAGGTGGAACTGGTGGAGTGCAAGACGGTGCCGCTGAAGGTGCCGGCCCAGGCGGAAATCGTTCTGGAGGGTCATGTCAGCCTGGACGAGTATGCCGACGAGGGGCCCTACGGCGACCACACCGGCTATTACAACTCGGTCGAGCCCTTCCCGGTCTTCACCGTCACCGCCATGACGATGCGGCGCAAGCCGATCTACCTCTCCACCTTCACCGGCCGCCCGCCCGACGAGCCGTCGGTGCTGGGCGAGGCGCTGAACGAGGTGTTCATCCCGCTGCTGGTCCAGCAATTCCCGGAGATCGTCGATTTCTGGCTGCCGCCGGAAGGCTGCTCCTACCGCATCGCGGTGGTCAGCATGAAGAAGGCCTATCCCGGCCATGCCAAGCGGGTGATGATGGGCGTCTGGTCCTTCCTGCGCCAGTTCATGTACACGAAGTGGGTGATCGTCGTGGACGACGACATCGACGCGCGGAACTGGAAGGACGTGATGTGGGCGATCTCCACCCGCATGGACCCGGCCCGCGACATCACGGTGATCGAGGGCACGCCGATCGACTATCTCGACTTCGCCAGTCCGGAATCGGGGCTTGGCGGCAAGGTCGGTCTGGACGCCACCAACAAATGGCCGCCGGAGACCAAGCGCGAGTGGGGCGAGAAGCTCCACATGACCGACGACGTCGTGGAGAAGGTCAGCCGCAAATGGGACCTGTACGGCCTGCCCGGCAGCGGCAAGCCGATCTGGAAGTGA
- a CDS encoding LON peptidase substrate-binding domain-containing protein has protein sequence MTRNPFDAEFGQLPAMLPIFPLAGVLLLPRARLPLNIFEPRYLAMVEDALGSGRMIGMVQPLDPAGREREPAVYPCGCAGRITSFAETDDGRLLITLTGVARFEIGREVEGARGYRRVVPDWRPFQADLEPESCGDIDRNRLLGALKSYFRVQGLSVDWKSIESTLDERLVNSLAMICPFTPGEKQALLEAPTLGERGKLLIGLVEMAILDSHDGDGPPPKH, from the coding sequence ATGACCAGAAACCCCTTCGACGCCGAATTCGGCCAGTTGCCGGCGATGCTGCCGATCTTCCCACTGGCCGGCGTTCTGCTGCTGCCGCGGGCGCGGCTGCCGCTGAACATCTTCGAGCCCCGTTACCTCGCCATGGTCGAGGACGCGCTGGGCAGCGGCCGCATGATCGGCATGGTCCAGCCGCTCGACCCGGCCGGACGGGAGCGCGAGCCGGCCGTCTATCCCTGCGGCTGCGCCGGCCGCATCACCAGCTTCGCCGAGACCGATGACGGCCGCCTGCTGATCACCCTGACCGGAGTCGCCCGGTTCGAGATCGGACGCGAAGTGGAGGGTGCGCGCGGATATCGGCGGGTCGTTCCCGATTGGCGCCCCTTCCAAGCCGACCTGGAGCCCGAGTCCTGCGGCGACATCGACCGCAACCGGCTGCTCGGCGCGCTGAAAAGCTATTTCCGCGTCCAGGGCCTGTCGGTCGACTGGAAATCCATCGAATCGACGCTGGACGAGCGGCTGGTCAACTCTCTGGCGATGATCTGCCCCTTCACGCCCGGCGAAAAACAGGCGCTGCTGGAGGCGCCGACCCTGGGCGAACGCGGGAAGCTCTTGATCGGACTGGTCGAGATGGCCATTCTCGACAGTCATGACGGGGACGGTCCGCCGCCCAAGCATTGA